A window of the Gossypium hirsutum isolate 1008001.06 chromosome A03, Gossypium_hirsutum_v2.1, whole genome shotgun sequence genome harbors these coding sequences:
- the LOC107952476 gene encoding uncharacterized protein has translation MTGYVNNDQLLIHCFQDSLVGATSKWYNQLSRSKINSWKDLAEAFMKQYNHVTDMTPDRITLQNMEKKSNESFRQYAQRWREVAIQVQPPLLEKETTMLFINTLKAPFITHMLGSTTKSFSDIVMTGEMIENAVRSGKIESGESARKSAPRKRDNEVNNMSTFNKGPSKSFTVNQPKTVTTNQQNSVR, from the coding sequence ATGACGGGTTACGTCAACAATGACCAGCTATTAAtccactgctttcaagatagtctggtCGGGGCAACGTCTAAGTGGTACAACCAATTAAGCCGCTCTAAAATTAATTCGTGGAAGGACCTGGCTGAGgcctttatgaagcaatacaatcATGTGACAGACATGACCCCTGACAGAATCACTCTccagaatatggagaaaaagtCAAATGAAAGCTTCAGACAGTATGCACAAAGGTGGAGAGAAGTGGCCATACAAGTTCAGCCGCCGCTTCTAGAAAAAGAGACGACaatgctctttatcaacaccttaaaagCCCCTTTTATCACCCATATGTTAGGAAGCACCACAAAAAGCTTCTCCGACATAGTGATGACGGGGGAAATGATCGAAAATGCTGTGAGGAGCGGTAAGATAGAATCGGGGGAGAGTGCCAGGAAGTCGGCCCCGAGGAAAAGAGACAATGAAGTAAACAACATGAGCACATTTAACAAAGGTCCATCCAAGTCATTCACCGTAAATCAACCCAAGACGGTGACCACCAATCAGCAAAACTCTGTAAGATAA